Proteins from a single region of Desulfolutivibrio sulfoxidireducens:
- the csm4 gene encoding type III-A CRISPR-associated RAMP protein Csm4 translates to MPLHRYILRPRGPFATPARSDTLHGHLVCAAAELDGSDAATALVDRFASDDPPFVCSSVFPADLLPMPCLPPIPRRVFRERYAAPDGPFAGDLFLALSVYKKFRKRRFLPVAIWEELADRMSPDSLFERWMRECRNSMPAASGSNDQGHRARRLLECTAFDPPMDSRHRKWSAAHLETHNAIDRATGAVLQEGGMYLAESTFYRHDAALHLYVRTDDIAAFDRLLGHIETCGFGRDRGTGKGHFTRERDAAFDPASLEGRAGGHMMSLSVLSASDLSAMRGWYGVFSKHGRVWNGFGEKNPFKKPFLAVAEGGVFESLPAGGYVLRGLHPDPKVTQILWPLTIPLAVRTTEA, encoded by the coding sequence ATGCCCCTTCACCGCTACATCCTGCGTCCCAGGGGACCATTCGCAACGCCCGCGCGTAGCGACACCCTGCACGGGCATCTGGTCTGCGCCGCCGCCGAACTGGACGGATCGGACGCGGCCACGGCCCTGGTGGACCGCTTCGCCTCGGACGATCCACCCTTCGTGTGCTCGTCCGTCTTCCCGGCGGACCTGCTGCCCATGCCCTGCCTGCCGCCCATCCCGCGCCGCGTCTTCCGCGAACGCTATGCCGCCCCGGATGGCCCGTTTGCGGGCGATCTGTTTCTGGCGCTTTCGGTTTACAAGAAATTCCGCAAGCGCCGGTTCCTTCCCGTGGCGATCTGGGAGGAGCTTGCGGACCGCATGAGCCCCGACAGTCTCTTCGAGCGCTGGATGCGGGAGTGCCGGAATTCCATGCCGGCCGCTTCCGGGAGCAATGACCAGGGACACCGCGCGCGGAGGCTGCTTGAGTGCACTGCCTTCGATCCCCCCATGGACTCCCGGCATCGCAAATGGTCCGCCGCCCACCTCGAGACCCACAACGCCATCGACCGGGCCACCGGGGCCGTGCTCCAGGAAGGCGGAATGTATCTCGCTGAATCCACCTTTTACCGCCACGACGCGGCCCTGCACCTCTATGTCCGCACGGACGACATCGCCGCCTTCGACCGCCTGCTCGGGCACATCGAGACCTGCGGCTTCGGTCGCGACCGCGGCACGGGCAAGGGCCATTTCACCCGCGAGCGCGACGCGGCCTTCGATCCCGCGTCCCTGGAAGGCCGCGCCGGCGGCCACATGATGAGCCTGTCCGTGCTTTCGGCCTCGGACCTGTCCGCCATGCGCGGCTGGTACGGGGTTTTTTCCAAGCACGGCAGGGTCTGGAACGGATTCGGGGAGAAAAATCCCTTCAAGAAGCCGTTTCTGGCCGTGGCCGAGGGCGGGGTGTTCGAGAGCCTGCCTGCCGGCGGATACGTCCTGCGTGGCCTGCATCCCGATCCCAAGGTGACGCAAATCCTCTGGCCGCTGACCATCCCGCTTGCGGTCCGCACCACGGAGGCCTGA
- a CDS encoding Card1-like endonuclease domain-containing protein codes for MDHPVTTPDWPESALRDRAHVCLVSGQSLPNLMPLLWDRARPRELILCATRDMTANVPVLERFAAKRGIAVSRRDLPGTDPMAVGQALRDLVDSRPPNSLAVNLTGGTKLMALGALEAARAADLPTFYMDTDRGKCLLLSAPAFQEEPLPELCRVADILEAHGYAVLSSDIAPVPAAIRKLTLTLIDGFDRFAKAISVFNAMAQEAARTPGHALPRRDWPAYKAFQDLLGLFRDVGTLSLDRDTVRFATEEDCFFAGGGWLEAHVKAILHRLRADGRIHDHAANVVAENAKGVRNELDAALVARNRLFVVECKTARMSGEEGRDEDVSYKLDTLRDVLGGIMTRAMLVSYLHLSPARRKRCREYRIRVIEGPELQHLEEKIKQWTNRT; via the coding sequence ATGGACCATCCTGTGACCACCCCGGACTGGCCCGAGTCCGCCCTGCGCGATCGCGCCCACGTCTGCCTCGTTTCCGGGCAGTCCCTGCCCAACCTCATGCCCCTTTTGTGGGACCGCGCCAGACCTCGGGAACTGATCCTGTGCGCCACCCGGGACATGACCGCCAATGTCCCCGTTCTGGAACGCTTCGCCGCCAAACGCGGCATAGCCGTCTCCCGCCGCGACCTGCCCGGCACCGACCCCATGGCCGTCGGCCAGGCCCTGCGTGACCTTGTCGACAGCCGCCCCCCGAACTCCCTGGCCGTCAACCTGACCGGAGGCACCAAGCTCATGGCCCTGGGCGCCCTTGAGGCCGCGCGCGCCGCCGACCTCCCGACCTTCTACATGGATACGGACCGGGGCAAATGCCTGCTTCTGTCCGCCCCAGCCTTCCAGGAGGAACCGCTTCCCGAACTGTGCCGCGTCGCGGATATTCTGGAGGCCCACGGCTACGCCGTGCTCTCGTCCGACATCGCGCCGGTCCCCGCCGCCATCCGAAAACTGACCCTGACCCTGATCGACGGTTTCGACCGGTTCGCCAAGGCCATCTCCGTGTTCAACGCCATGGCCCAGGAGGCCGCCAGGACGCCCGGGCATGCCCTTCCACGCCGGGACTGGCCCGCATACAAGGCCTTCCAGGACCTGCTGGGGCTTTTCCGCGATGTCGGGACCCTGTCCCTGGACAGGGACACGGTGCGGTTCGCCACGGAGGAGGACTGCTTTTTCGCCGGCGGTGGCTGGCTCGAGGCCCACGTCAAGGCCATCCTGCACCGGCTGCGGGCCGACGGACGCATCCACGACCATGCGGCCAACGTGGTGGCCGAAAACGCCAAAGGGGTGAGAAACGAACTCGACGCCGCCCTGGTGGCCCGGAACCGCCTCTTCGTCGTCGAGTGCAAGACCGCCCGGATGTCCGGGGAGGAGGGCCGCGACGAGGACGTCAGCTACAAGCTGGACACCCTGCGCGACGTGCTTGGCGGCATAATGACCCGGGCCATGCTCGTCAGCTACCTGCACCTCTCGCCGGCCCGCCGGAAACGTTGCCGGGAATACCGCATCCGGGTGATCGAAGGCCCCGAGCTGCAACATCTTGAGGAGAAAATCAAACAATGGACCAACAGGACCTGA
- the cas2 gene encoding CRISPR-associated endonuclease Cas2 — protein sequence MQALIAYDIVKDKPRTEVFKYLTGLGLHSQRSVFEIETDPAMLRTIVRTLSGLIDPDTDSVIIIPLCRRCAQKTLVSGQGVTLVRTDFLVI from the coding sequence ATGCAGGCCCTCATCGCCTACGACATCGTCAAGGACAAACCCCGCACCGAGGTCTTCAAATACCTCACGGGACTTGGCCTCCATTCCCAGCGTTCGGTCTTTGAAATCGAGACCGACCCGGCCATGCTCCGGACCATCGTCCGCACCCTCTCCGGACTGATCGACCCGGATACGGACAGCGTCATCATCATCCCCCTGTGCCGCCGCTGCGCGCAAAAAACCCTCGTCTCCGGCCAGGGGGTCACCCTCGTCCGGACGGATTTCCTGGTCATCTGA
- a CDS encoding RAMP superfamily CRISPR-associated protein, with amino-acid sequence MTSLSEQVAYLRLSPLTPIHVGTGDTLDPLSYVMREDDGVPRLYPIDLPAWVEAHENPAELARFFATKELPEIRRRVAKELDPLIFGGAPATVHSREIYEKYAHELGAKDSRNQLLIDPAIANGRTGALIVPGSSIKGAIRTAVIDWIDREWGMDLKAASDSEKNGQRGAYNKKLEEFLGKISVNAFKNLKVGDFQAPLGDSLFVTANEVRIRPKDKPPTPKHDCQVTLSLAMTGKTYALYGKVMLGSHDARGRDAALTVAHDSRRQSWSLVELMALCRSFYEWRYNQEKQNFYSKPHLSATAKALAPVDAAIAEMASDGMLVRIGHYSHVECMTVTGNKPQTRKAKDGGIIPFGVTRTLADHTYPFGWAVLRQCSEEEYRAAEARREAHDAAFLRERQNKRQIILDQKAEEERTRGEEQAREEEERLAREAERAALEAMTPLERLVHLVESDKAHENQAVDLFGMLQEMEADMRVRAAAALKAYWVRGDKKWIKKECSKKQWEKVVEVKRILGES; translated from the coding sequence ATGACCAGTCTTTCCGAGCAGGTGGCCTATCTGCGGCTTTCGCCCCTGACCCCCATCCATGTCGGCACGGGCGACACCCTCGATCCCCTGTCCTACGTCATGCGCGAGGATGACGGCGTCCCGCGCCTCTATCCCATCGACCTGCCGGCCTGGGTGGAGGCCCACGAGAATCCGGCCGAACTGGCGCGGTTTTTCGCCACAAAGGAGCTTCCCGAGATACGCCGACGCGTGGCCAAGGAACTCGATCCCCTGATTTTCGGCGGCGCGCCGGCCACGGTCCATTCCAGGGAAATCTACGAAAAGTATGCGCACGAGCTTGGCGCGAAGGACAGCCGCAACCAGTTGCTCATCGACCCGGCCATCGCCAACGGCCGGACCGGCGCGCTCATCGTCCCGGGGTCGTCCATCAAGGGGGCCATCCGCACCGCCGTTATCGACTGGATCGACCGGGAGTGGGGCATGGATCTGAAGGCCGCCAGCGACAGCGAGAAGAATGGACAACGGGGCGCGTATAACAAAAAGCTCGAGGAATTCCTGGGGAAGATTTCCGTCAACGCCTTCAAGAACCTCAAGGTCGGGGATTTCCAGGCCCCGCTCGGCGATTCCCTCTTCGTCACGGCGAACGAGGTCCGCATTCGGCCCAAAGACAAGCCGCCCACCCCCAAGCATGATTGCCAGGTGACCCTGAGTCTGGCCATGACCGGAAAGACGTATGCCCTGTACGGCAAGGTGATGCTCGGCAGCCACGACGCGCGCGGACGCGACGCGGCCTTGACCGTGGCACACGACTCGCGTCGGCAGTCCTGGTCCCTGGTCGAACTCATGGCCCTGTGCCGGTCGTTTTATGAATGGCGGTACAATCAGGAGAAGCAGAACTTCTATTCCAAGCCGCACCTGTCCGCCACGGCCAAGGCCCTGGCCCCTGTGGACGCGGCCATCGCCGAAATGGCCTCGGACGGGATGCTTGTGCGCATCGGGCACTATTCCCATGTGGAATGCATGACCGTAACCGGGAACAAACCCCAGACCAGGAAGGCGAAAGACGGGGGTATCATTCCCTTTGGCGTCACCCGCACCCTTGCCGACCATACCTATCCCTTCGGCTGGGCCGTGCTGCGGCAATGTTCCGAAGAGGAATACCGCGCGGCCGAGGCGAGGCGCGAGGCCCATGACGCGGCGTTTCTGCGTGAACGCCAGAACAAACGTCAGATTATCCTGGACCAGAAGGCCGAGGAGGAGCGTACGCGCGGGGAAGAGCAGGCGCGCGAGGAGGAAGAGCGTCTCGCCAGGGAGGCGGAGCGCGCGGCCCTGGAGGCCATGACGCCGCTTGAGCGGCTGGTGCATCTGGTCGAGAGCGACAAGGCGCATGAGAACCAGGCTGTGGACCTGTTCGGTATGTTGCAGGAGATGGAGGCCGATATGCGGGTTCGGGCGGCGGCCGCGCTCAAGGCGTATTGGGTCCGTGGCGACAAGAAGTGGATCAAAAAGGAATGCTCGAAAAAGCAGTGGGAAAAGGTCGTCGAGGTCAAGCGGATATTGGGGGAATCGTGA
- the cas2 gene encoding CRISPR-associated endonuclease Cas2, producing MHLVAAYDISAPRRLTKVARIMKDYGERIQYSIFEMEISPDRFTQLVKRVSAVLDPDVDGVKYFEICERCLASAIRLGRHAALGSDEPWTIL from the coding sequence ATGCACCTCGTCGCCGCCTACGATATTTCCGCCCCTCGCCGCTTGACCAAGGTGGCCAGAATCATGAAAGACTACGGGGAACGCATCCAGTATTCGATTTTCGAAATGGAGATTTCGCCGGACAGGTTCACGCAACTGGTGAAGAGGGTGTCGGCCGTCCTGGACCCGGACGTCGACGGCGTGAAATACTTCGAAATCTGCGAGCGTTGCCTGGCCTCCGCCATCCGTCTCGGCAGGCACGCCGCACTGGGGAGCGACGAACCATGGACCATCCTGTGA
- a CDS encoding 4-fold beta flower protein, with amino-acid sequence MRHALILVPALLACLAATPPADAGETRPDREPSDSYRLYDAKGRYQGRVHDGRIFDASGRFVGRIRHGRIYDAKGGYQGRIDPQPRVEDQR; translated from the coding sequence ATGCGCCACGCCCTTATCCTCGTCCCCGCACTCCTCGCCTGCCTGGCCGCCACGCCCCCCGCCGACGCCGGCGAGACCCGCCCGGACCGCGAGCCGTCCGACTCCTACCGCCTCTACGACGCCAAGGGCCGCTACCAGGGCCGCGTCCACGACGGCCGCATCTTCGACGCATCGGGCCGCTTCGTCGGCAGAATCCGCCACGGCCGGATCTACGACGCCAAAGGCGGCTACCAGGGCCGCATCGATCCCCAGCCCCGGGTGGAGGACCAAAGATGA
- the rnpA gene encoding ribonuclease P protein component: MYPPERRLRLRGRFTACYDSGRKYFTRHFVVFALTRSPDGVPVRLGLTVGKKCGGAVARNRIKRVLRELFRLYWSEFELPLDIVIVAKKTLDAAGFSLEAARRELMPLVTRLCKDFARATEA; encoded by the coding sequence ATTTACCCTCCGGAGCGCCGGCTGCGCTTGCGCGGCCGGTTCACGGCCTGCTACGATTCGGGACGAAAATATTTCACCCGGCATTTCGTGGTGTTTGCCCTGACACGGTCGCCCGATGGCGTGCCCGTCAGGCTGGGGCTTACGGTCGGGAAAAAATGCGGCGGCGCCGTGGCGCGCAACCGCATCAAAAGGGTGCTCAGGGAACTGTTCCGATTGTATTGGTCCGAGTTCGAACTGCCGTTGGACATCGTGATCGTGGCCAAAAAGACCCTGGACGCCGCCGGGTTTTCCCTTGAAGCCGCACGGCGCGAGCTTATGCCGCTCGTGACCCGGCTATGCAAGGATTTTGCCCGCGCCACAGAGGCGTGA
- the cas1 gene encoding CRISPR-associated endonuclease Cas1 — MIAYVATQGARIVREGKRLLVRKDSDTHHTLFIWKLEQILIFGNVSITPPALGLLLREGVDTVFLRADGRYLGRLAPEPQANVFLRKRQFHLTDDPGFILGMAKTITEAKIQNQATVLARIKRARNIAPAREAADDLRRLARKIADAPDLDAVRGLEGAAAARYFKTLPLGLTKDFGFVKRVRRPPTDPVNAVLSLLYTLLINRCHAAVRCAGLDPQPGALHALEYGRNSLPLDLVEEFRPILADTLTLALFNLGVLDWPDFECRLPAPARADAPDPLENAVNDPLGRMSLEDATELADLPGEQLPPTPDRPAKPAVLLSPAALRRVLAAFSKRMETAFFHPVAEKEVTYAQSLEIQARLYRRVVEGQAAAYRPLLLR, encoded by the coding sequence ATGATCGCCTACGTCGCCACCCAGGGCGCGCGCATCGTGCGCGAAGGCAAACGCCTCCTCGTGCGCAAGGACAGCGACACCCACCACACGCTTTTTATCTGGAAGCTCGAACAGATCCTCATCTTCGGCAACGTCTCCATTACCCCGCCGGCCCTGGGACTGCTTTTGCGCGAGGGCGTGGACACCGTCTTCCTGCGCGCCGACGGCCGCTACCTCGGACGCCTCGCCCCCGAGCCCCAGGCCAACGTGTTCCTGCGAAAACGCCAGTTCCATCTCACGGATGATCCCGGTTTCATCCTGGGCATGGCCAAGACCATCACCGAGGCGAAAATCCAGAACCAGGCCACGGTCCTGGCCCGCATCAAACGCGCCCGCAACATCGCCCCGGCCCGGGAGGCCGCCGACGATCTCCGGCGGCTTGCCCGCAAAATCGCGGACGCCCCGGACCTGGACGCCGTGCGCGGCCTGGAGGGGGCCGCCGCGGCGCGCTACTTCAAAACCCTGCCCCTCGGCCTGACCAAGGATTTCGGGTTCGTCAAACGCGTGCGCCGGCCGCCCACCGATCCGGTCAACGCCGTCCTGTCCCTGCTCTACACCCTGCTCATCAACCGCTGCCACGCCGCCGTGCGCTGCGCCGGCCTGGACCCCCAACCCGGAGCCCTCCATGCCCTGGAATACGGCAGAAATTCCCTCCCCCTGGACCTCGTGGAGGAATTCCGCCCCATCCTGGCCGACACCCTGACCCTGGCCCTGTTCAACCTCGGCGTCCTGGACTGGCCGGACTTCGAATGCCGACTCCCGGCCCCGGCCCGGGCCGATGCCCCGGACCCCCTGGAAAACGCCGTCAACGATCCCCTCGGCCGCATGAGCCTGGAGGACGCCACCGAACTGGCCGACCTGCCCGGAGAACAGCTCCCGCCAACACCGGACAGGCCGGCAAAACCCGCCGTGCTGCTTTCTCCCGCCGCCCTGCGCCGGGTCCTGGCCGCGTTCTCGAAACGCATGGAAACGGCCTTCTTCCACCCCGTGGCGGAAAAAGAGGTCACCTACGCGCAGTCCCTGGAAATCCAAGCCCGACTCTACAGACGGGTCGTCGAAGGACAGGCGGCCGCCTACCGGCCGCTCTTGCTTAGGTGA
- a CDS encoding DNA recombination protein RmuC codes for MGTLGFSLETLALASGIMAALCLILLVVLHLRYKPFNPTAIVTVLEGLIHEQERLEGVMHEESARGRTEHAQAAQALRGELLAMVHALGDTVSGRVSIMAAQQKDNLEGFGRTIERLSQSTEDNLTRIRDAVSQTIDAFRQETRDGLKSFGDSVLARTAEHGTAQKQHLDAFAGRMETLSQTIDTQLAKNRESSESSAKALREESAKRMSEFQTFLHQRLETMLERLDGIRDAMEKRLHEIQQAEVEASRVSREETAIVLKRFGESLETRLANLTQSNENKLGELRTSVETKLSQIQTDNAAKLEEMRRTVDEKLQGTLEKRLGQSFQLVSERLELVHKGLGEMQTLAAGVGDLKKVLTNVKTRGTWGEVQLERLLEQIFAPGQFVKNFSPNGRESVEFAVRMAGREGEMECMLPIDAKYPVEDYERLLAAVEAGSPEAADVASKQIEIRIKACAKDIREKYICPPTTTIFAVLFLPVEGLYAEVLRRPGLVESLQRDFRVVIAGPTTLTAILSSVQMGLAVAAISKRSEEVWKTLGAVKLEFRKYGDVLDKVKKSLTSATNQLDTVSTRSRAIERKLRSVTELPEAESRQMLTDIEDIMGDMAAEGQA; via the coding sequence ATGGGCACCCTCGGATTTTCTCTCGAAACCCTGGCCCTGGCTTCCGGGATCATGGCGGCCCTGTGTCTGATCCTGCTTGTCGTCTTGCACCTGCGCTACAAGCCCTTCAATCCGACCGCCATCGTGACCGTTCTGGAGGGGCTCATCCATGAGCAGGAGCGCCTTGAGGGCGTGATGCACGAGGAGTCGGCGCGGGGTCGGACGGAACACGCCCAGGCCGCCCAGGCCCTGCGCGGGGAACTGTTGGCCATGGTTCACGCCTTGGGTGACACGGTTTCCGGCCGGGTGAGCATCATGGCCGCGCAGCAGAAGGACAATCTGGAAGGTTTCGGCCGGACCATCGAACGATTGTCCCAATCCACCGAAGACAATCTGACGCGCATCCGGGACGCGGTCTCCCAAACCATCGACGCCTTTCGCCAGGAAACCAGGGACGGGCTCAAGTCCTTCGGCGATTCGGTGCTGGCCAGGACGGCCGAGCACGGAACCGCGCAAAAGCAGCATCTCGACGCCTTTGCCGGCCGGATGGAGACGCTTTCACAGACCATCGACACCCAACTGGCGAAAAACAGGGAGTCGTCGGAATCGAGCGCCAAGGCCCTGCGCGAGGAATCGGCGAAACGCATGTCCGAGTTCCAGACATTCCTGCACCAGCGCCTGGAGACCATGCTGGAACGTCTGGACGGCATCCGCGACGCTATGGAAAAACGGCTCCATGAGATTCAGCAGGCCGAGGTGGAGGCATCCAGGGTGTCGCGCGAGGAGACGGCCATTGTCCTGAAGCGGTTTGGCGAGTCCCTGGAAACGCGGCTGGCAAATCTGACCCAGTCCAATGAGAACAAACTGGGGGAGCTGCGCACCTCTGTGGAGACGAAGCTGTCGCAGATCCAGACGGACAATGCGGCCAAGCTCGAAGAAATGCGCAGGACTGTGGACGAAAAACTTCAGGGCACCCTGGAGAAACGTCTGGGCCAGAGTTTCCAGCTTGTCAGCGAGCGGCTTGAGCTTGTGCACAAGGGGCTGGGAGAGATGCAGACCCTGGCCGCCGGGGTGGGCGATCTCAAGAAGGTGCTGACCAACGTCAAAACCCGGGGGACCTGGGGCGAGGTGCAGTTGGAGCGGCTTTTGGAGCAGATTTTCGCACCCGGCCAGTTCGTGAAGAATTTCAGCCCGAACGGACGCGAGTCTGTGGAATTCGCCGTCCGTATGGCTGGCCGGGAGGGGGAAATGGAATGCATGCTGCCCATCGACGCCAAATATCCCGTCGAGGACTATGAGCGGCTCCTGGCGGCGGTGGAGGCGGGTAGCCCCGAGGCCGCCGACGTGGCGTCCAAACAGATTGAGATACGTATCAAGGCCTGCGCCAAGGACATTCGGGAGAAATACATCTGCCCGCCGACCACCACGATCTTCGCCGTGTTGTTTCTCCCGGTGGAGGGGCTTTACGCCGAGGTGCTGCGCCGACCCGGGCTGGTGGAGTCCCTGCAACGGGATTTCCGGGTCGTGATCGCCGGTCCGACCACGCTGACCGCCATCCTGTCCTCGGTGCAGATGGGGCTTGCCGTGGCGGCCATCTCCAAACGCTCGGAAGAAGTCTGGAAGACTCTGGGCGCGGTGAAGCTGGAGTTTCGCAAGTATGGGGATGTGCTGGACAAGGTCAAGAAATCCCTCACCTCGGCAACCAATCAACTGGACACGGTGTCCACCCGGTCCCGTGCGATTGAGCGCAAGCTGCGGAGTGTCACGGAGCTTCCCGAGGCCGAGTCCCGGCAGATGCTGACAGACATCGAGGACATCATGGGGGACATGGCAGCCGAGGGGCAGGCATAG
- a CDS encoding TIGR02710 family CRISPR-associated CARF protein, with protein sequence MDQQDLNNTATSVNECLVLGVGGSPAPIIVSINTLRPRRIVYVASIVSRKTIREDVEPNIAYPLQDHEIITLSNEQSLVDCVRDILRELPGILSMWGIADRAVLCDFTGGTKVMSAALVLALTHFGVRYTYVGGTSRTKNGLGVVENGKEKLLHLENPWDMLAVPELAHAADLFNACQFQALRDIAVETSRRMNVRRPFFEMLATVAEAYNLWDGFQYRQAHDRLRRAECLLRSLGALADCPSLQAFLAGLCDNIVFLERVQRDVQPYLAASGSSRGIPRDAEAGQAFLLDLLANATRRADSGRHDDAVARLYSAMEKIAKTRLAAAHGIDNSNVDAALVPESQREDIASCRDADGRIRIGLERSYRLLGALGDPLGEAYLQRSKELSQLLQRRNQSLLAHGFRPVDATDFQKMMDIALSFLGIESGQLPAFPRMDWKGLVL encoded by the coding sequence ATGGACCAACAGGACCTGAACAACACAGCAACATCCGTGAACGAATGCCTGGTTCTCGGGGTGGGCGGCTCGCCCGCGCCCATCATCGTCAGCATCAACACCCTCAGGCCAAGACGCATCGTCTATGTCGCGTCCATTGTATCGCGAAAGACCATTCGTGAAGACGTTGAGCCAAATATTGCGTATCCTCTTCAGGATCATGAAATCATAACGCTTTCAAACGAGCAAAGTCTCGTGGACTGCGTTCGGGATATACTTCGGGAGTTGCCAGGGATTCTTTCGATGTGGGGAATCGCCGATAGGGCCGTTCTGTGCGACTTCACCGGCGGCACCAAGGTCATGTCCGCCGCCCTGGTCCTGGCCCTGACCCACTTTGGCGTACGGTACACCTATGTCGGCGGCACAAGCCGCACAAAGAACGGACTTGGCGTCGTCGAGAACGGGAAAGAGAAGCTCCTGCATCTTGAAAATCCATGGGACATGCTGGCCGTACCTGAACTTGCGCATGCGGCGGACCTCTTCAACGCGTGCCAGTTCCAGGCCCTGCGGGACATCGCCGTGGAGACATCCCGGCGCATGAACGTCCGCCGGCCATTTTTCGAGATGCTGGCCACGGTGGCCGAGGCCTACAACCTGTGGGACGGCTTCCAATACAGACAGGCCCATGACAGATTGCGTCGGGCCGAATGCCTCTTGCGAAGCCTTGGCGCTCTCGCGGATTGCCCGTCGTTGCAGGCGTTTTTGGCCGGGCTGTGCGACAACATCGTCTTTCTTGAGCGCGTGCAACGCGATGTCCAACCCTATCTGGCGGCGAGCGGCAGCTCCCGGGGCATCCCCCGGGATGCCGAGGCGGGCCAGGCCTTCCTGCTGGATCTTTTGGCCAATGCCACACGCCGTGCGGACAGCGGCCGTCACGACGACGCCGTGGCCCGACTCTACAGCGCCATGGAAAAGATCGCCAAAACCCGGTTGGCGGCGGCCCACGGTATCGACAACTCCAATGTCGACGCGGCGCTTGTCCCGGAATCGCAGCGCGAGGACATCGCCTCCTGCCGCGACGCCGACGGGCGCATCCGCATCGGTCTGGAACGCAGCTACCGATTGCTTGGCGCTCTGGGCGACCCTCTCGGCGAGGCCTATCTCCAGCGGTCGAAAGAACTGTCCCAGCTTCTCCAACGTCGGAACCAATCGCTTCTGGCCCATGGATTCCGTCCGGTTGACGCCACGGACTTTCAGAAGATGATGGATATCGCGCTGTCGTTCCTTGGCATCGAATCCGGGCAACTTCCCGCGTTTCCCCGGATGGATTGGAAGGGTTTGGTTCTGTAA
- the rpmH gene encoding 50S ribosomal protein L34 — translation MSKMTYQPHKTRRKRTHGFLVRSKNKNGQAVLRRRRAKGRKRLAA, via the coding sequence ATGAGCAAGATGACATATCAGCCGCACAAGACCCGGAGAAAGCGGACCCACGGATTTCTGGTCCGGTCCAAGAACAAGAATGGCCAGGCCGTCTTGCGCCGCAGACGGGCCAAGGGCCGAAAACGCCTGGCCGCCTGA